The genomic region GGTCTTGACCGTCAGGCCGTGCGGCGAGAGGCGTTTCCTCAGGCGGCTGACATATTGCTCGATGGCATTTGAAGAAATGTCGTCGTCGAAGGCCGTCAGCGACTGGATGATCGCCTCTTTGGCGACGACCTTGCCGGCCCGCATGAAGAGAATTTCGAGCAGCCCAAGCTCGCGGGCGGGAATATCGAGCGGCGTGGCGCCTGATGAAAAGGCGCGGGAATTGAGATCGAAGGAGATGCCGCCAAAACTGACGGTCGCCGAGCGCAGGCCGGCCTGGCGCCGCAGCAGCACGCGCACGCGGGCCTCGAATTCTGATATGTCGAAGGGTTTGATCAGATAGTCGTCGGCGCCGAGATCGAGACCCTTCACCCGCTCTTCCGGCGTGCCGCGCGCGGTCAGGATGAGGACGGCTGCCTGGTTCTGCCGGGCGCGCATGGCGCGCAGCACGTCGAGCCCGTCCATCTCGGGCAGGTTGAGATCGAGAATGACGAGATCGAAATTTTCCGCGGCGATGACCGCATTGGCAGACGCCCCATCATGGACGACATCGACGGCATGGCCCGTGCCGCGCAAGATCGCCGACAGGCCGTCGGCCAGCGCGATATTGTCTTCGGTGAGCAGGATGCGCACGGATGGTCCCCCTGTTTTCACAGGACGTTACAGGGGCGACGAGAGGTTGTCACAGCGATTTTGAAGATTGGTGAACGGCCGTGGGAAAGCCGATTTCAGCTCCCGGTCCTTTCGACCCGTTCGCGCTGCATCATCGCGGCGGTGAGCAGCCTCCGGAAGCGGGGATCGTCGCGGATGTTGTCGAGATCGGAATCATTGTTGAACCATTTGATATGGTAGACGGAGCTGTGCGGCAGCAGCCTCTCGAGGAGGTCGATCGCCTGGTCGACGTCGCCGAGGACGGAATAGACGCAGGCGAGATTATACTGCGCGACGATGTCGTCGGGATCGATGGCGATGGCGCGGGCGGCCCAGTCGCGCGCCCTCTTGATATCGCCCATATGGGCAAGCGCCAGCGCGCCGCGGTGGGCCGGGCCGGAATTTTCCGGATTGAGGTTGAGCGCGCGTTCGGCGCGCAGCAGGCCGAGACGCGCCCAGTTTTCGGTATCCAACACACGGCCGAGCGAACGGTAGGCGGACATCAGGTGGATCGGCGAGACGTAGTCGTCAGGGCGGATCGCGGCGGCGCGGGTGAAATATTGAACCGATTCGGCAAAGTTGCCGTGCATGAAGAAGAACCGGGCATAATGGAAATTCGCCTCGAACAGGTTCGGGTCGAGCGCCAGGGCACGTTCGAAGGCCGCCGCCGCCCTGTCATCGAAGCCGCTTTGATGCAGGGCCAGACCATGGGAGGCGTGGGCCTCGGGAAGGTCGGGGTCAAGTGCCAGCGCGCGGGCGCTCATGTCGAGGATGCGCCGCAGCGGCACGTCGTCAGGCGCCCAGTCGCGGATCGCCGCGTCGCAATCGGCGATGCCGGCATAGGCGCGGGCATAATCCGGGTCGAGCTCGACCGCCTTGCAGAACATGCGCCTTGCGAGCTGGAGATAGGATTTGGTCCAGGTGTGGGAGAGCTGGCGGCCGCGGAGATAATAGGTATAGGCCTCGACATTGGCGGTCGGCTCGTTGGCGATCGCCTTCTTTTCCTCCGGCAGCAGGCGCACCTTCAACTGGCCGACGATCGCGTGGGTGATCTCGTCCTGGATGGCGAAGATGTCGGTCAGGTCGCGGTCATAACGTTCGGCCCAGAGATGATCGCCATTGGCGGTGTCGATCAGCTGGCCGGAAATGCGCACGCGATTGCCGAAGATGCGCACGCTTCCCTCGAGCACGTAGCGCACGCCGAGTTCCTGGGCGAGCCGCTTCACCTTCACCGATATGCCCTTGTAGGTGAAGATCGTATTGCGCGGCACGACGTGCAGGCTGGAGATCTTGGAGAGATCGGTGATGATGTCTTCGGTGATGCCGTCGGAGAAATAGTCCTGGTCGGCATCGCCGCTCATATTGGTGAAGGGCAGCACCGCGATGAAGCAGGTATTGCGGTTCTGCGCGACCAACTTCGCCGAGGAGGGCGGCGCCAGGGTGACGGTATAGACCTGGACCGGCTGCCGGATGTTCTTCAGCACATGCTCGCCGATGAATTCGAAGCCGAGATTGAGGCGCGCGCCGACCTGGTCGCGCACCGAGGCCGACACGGCGATGCCGCCCGGGGGCGCGATACGCTCGAGCCTGGCGGCAAGGTTGACGCCATCGCCGAAGATGTCGCCGTTCTCGACCACGACATCGCCGAGATTGATGCCGATACGGAATTCGACGCGCTCGTCCTTGGGCACGTTCTCGTTGCGGGCGGCCATGCTGCGCTGGATTTCGGCGGCGCAGGCGACGGCGTTCACCACGCTCTGGAATTCGGCAAGGATGCCGTCGCCGGTGAGTTTGACGATACGGCCCTTATAGTCTGAAATCCTGATATCGACCAGTTCGCAGCGGTGGCGGTTCAGCGCCTGCAGCGTGCCTGCCTCATCAATGCCCATCAGTCGGCTATAGCCAACGACATCCGCAGCGAGAATAGCGCTCAGTCGTCGTTCCATGACCCCTCCCATGGATCTTCTCAGTTTAGTCCAGCTTTTTATAGAGTTTTTGTCGTGTAGAGTCGCCTCCTGAATGGAAATTCGGGCGGATTCGACGTTTTGACACGGCAGCGCGACCATATATCGTCGCCGATCTTCATCAATACTCTGAATGGGTGAAGGATGGTGTTCGGCGCTAATCCTTTGTGGTGAAAATCCCCTTCCAATTGGAGAAACGGGAAATGATGTGCTTCGGTCGATGCTTCGCGATCGGCGATATAAAAAGTAGTCGCCGATCGGTTTCGGGCGTGAATCGCGGGCACGACCTGGAGGAATTTTGCCCGGGGGCACCACCACTGTAGCGAATGTGATTTGCGGTTGCCGTGAGGCCGATGCCGGTTATTGTGGCGGCGTTTCGTGCACGGTGGAGATTTTGGATGAAACGTTCGGCCCGGGATTTTCTGGCGTTTCATGATATTCCGGAGGCCGGACTTCGGTCGATTATCGCTCGCGCCGGGGCGCTCGCCATAGCTTGGGATGAGCGCGCCATGCCGCAGGGCCTGATGGGCAAACACGTCGCGTTGATTGCCGACGACGGTGGCTGGCGCAATACGACTGCCTTCGATCTCGGCGTCCAGGCGATGGGCGGTATCTGCGTGCATGTGCCGATCGGCTTCAATGCGCGAGAGGAGGCCGGCGATCTTGCGGGTTATCTCGGCAACTGGTTCGACATGCTGGTGATCCGCACGAAGGAGCTTAATAAGCTGAAGGCGGTGGCGGCAGCCGCGCCGGTGCCTGTCATCAACGCGCGCACACGCTCCAACCATCCTTGCGAGACGCTCGGCGATCTTGCCTATATCGAGAGCCGGCGCGGCTCGATCGACGGGTTGAAGGTCGTTGGGGTGGCGGCGGACGCAAATATCCTCCGCTCCTGGGTCGAGGCGTCGATCGTGTTGCCGATCGAGGTGGTGCAGGTCTATCCCGAACCCTGGCATATAAGTGATGCCGCACTGCTCAACGAGCGCTTTCGCGCGAGCATCGATATGGGCGAGCTATCGGATGCCGACGTCGTCATCACCGATTCATGGCCGGGCGACGTCGTCTCGCAGGCGCTTGCCGGCTACCGGATCGATACCGATCTGCTCGATCGTTTACCGGAAGATGCGATTTTCCTGCCGTGCCCGCCGGTGACGCGCGGCCAGGAGGTGACGGCCGGGGCGATGGAGCATCCGCGCTGCCTGAGCCGCGCCGCCAAGGCCTTTCTGCTGCACGCACAAAATGCGCTGATGGAGTGGGTCATCGCCTAGATTCGGCGCCCTTGCTCCTCCCGGCGCGCTCAGGCATTGTTGCTGCATGAGCAGAATTTTCATCTTGCTGCTGGCGTTCTGGCCCGGCTTTGCGCTGGCCGATCAGGCCTTCTATGCGGCGAAATCGGGCAATTCGGATGCGCCGGTGCTGACGGTTTATTCCTCGCTCGACGAGCCATTAGCGCAGCCGATGATCCGGGGCTTCCAGGAGGCCAATCCCGATGTCGCGGTCAAATATGAGGACATGCTGACCGGCGATATCTACGACCGGATCGTCAGGGAGACGGATGCCGGCAAGAAGACCGCGGATTTCGCCTTTTCCTCGGCGATGGATCTGCAGGTGAAGCTCTCCAACGACGGATATGCGCAGGTCAGCAACCTGCCGATGAGTGCGGCATGGCCGAAATGGGCGAACTGGCGCAACACCGCCTACGCGCTGACCTTCGAGCCGGCAGTGTTCGTCTACCACAAGCCGACCTTTGTGCATGAGCCGGTGCCGAGCTCGCGGGCGGAATTCGTCGATTACCTGAAGCGCAAGGGCAACGAGGTCTATGGGCGGATCGGCACCTACGATATCGAACGCTCCGGCGTCGGTTTTCTGTTCATGGCGCGCGACCAGGAGCAGTTCGGCGATATCTGGTCGGTGATCGGAGCGATGGGGGCTGCCGGCGTCAAGCTCTATTCGACGAGTTCGGCGATCCTCGAACGTGTCGCCGACGGGCGCTTCGTGCTCGGCTACAATATTCTCGGCTCCTATGCAGCCGACTGGGCCTCGCGCTATCCGGATGTCGGCATCGTGCTGCCGAAGGACTATACCGTGGTGATGTCACGGATCGGGCTGGTGCCGCAGGCGGCCGCCGAGCCGGAGCTCGGCCGGCGTTATCTGACCTTCTTCATGTCGAGGGAAGGGCAGACGATCATGGCGCGCGAGCTGCAGATCCCGGCCGTCAGCCCGGAGGTGGCGGGAGAAAATACCGCCAATACGCTGCAGGAGCTGCTCGGCGCCCAGCTGCGGCCGGTGCCGGTCAGCCCCGGGCTGATGGTCTATCTCGACCAGGTGAAACGGGCGCGGCTGATCGCCCACTGGAACGAGGTTCTGCGGGCGCAGTGAAGCGTTTCAGCGTTCGGCCGGTCCACACATAGGACCCAGGATTAGATCCGCGCCTGGCAATTACGGCAAAAAAGTGGCCTCTTCTCCTGGATATCTCACCGATGTCAGCTAAATGACAGCTTGTTGTGGTGGCTTTGGCTACTTCTTCTCCGTGGAGGCGGAGAGCTGAAGCCTTGGGAGGTATTCTGCTCGTCATCAGGACAATCGTGTCCGCTGCCGGCCGTTCCTCCCGATTCCCAGAGAATAACAGGCGGTTTGCTCAGCCGCCCATGGAGGACACATCGTGAAGCATACGTTCATCGCAACCCTTTTTGCAGCGACTATCGCGCTGCCGGCCTATGCGGCCGACTACACCATCATCGCGCCGGCTGCTCCCGGCGGCGGTTGGGACCAGACGGCCCGTTCGCTGCAGACGGCGCTGCAGCAGGAGAAGATCTCCGGCAACGTGCAGGTCCAGAACGTGCCCGGCGCCGGCGGCACCATCGGCCTGGCGCAGTTCAGCAGCCAGGCTGCCGGCAATCCGAATTCGCTGATCGTCGGCGGCTATGTCATGGTCGGCGCGATCCTCACCAACAAGTCGCCGGTGACGCTCAAGGACGTCACGCCGATCGCCCGTCTCACCGGCGAATATGAAGCCGTCGTCGTTCCTGCCTCTTCCGAGATCAAGACCATGGCCGATCTGGTTGCGGCGCTGAAGAAGGATCCGGGCGCGGTTTCCTGGGGCGGCGGTTCGGCCGGCGGTACCGACCACATCACGGTCGGCCTGATCGCCAAGGCCTCCGGCGTCGATCCGACCAAGATCAACTATGTCGCCTTCTCCGGCGGCGGTGAAGCGCTCGCCGCCATTCTCGGCGGCCAGGTCACGGCCGGCGTCTCGAGCTACAGCGAGTTCGAATCGCAGGTGAAATCCGGCACGCTCCGTCTTCTCGCCGTCTCCAGCGACAAGCGCATCGACGGCGTCGATGCGCCGACGCTGAAGGAAGCCGGCACCGACGTCACCATCCAGAACTGGCGCATGGTTGCCGCAGCCCCCGGCCTGTCGCCAGAACAGGTGGCAAGCGTCACCGCCGATTTCGAGAAGCTGCACAGCTCCGCCACCTGGCAGGAAACGCTGAAGACCAAGGGCTGGGCCGACACCTATCTGTCCGGCGACGCCTTCAAGGCGCAGCTCGAGAAGGATGTCTCCGCCACCGAAGGCATTCTCAAAGATATCGGACTTGTTCAATGAGCGAGGATAACACCTCCTCGGCAACGCCACGCCGCCCTGATTGGGCGGCGTTCATCATTGCCGTTTTCCTCTTCGTCGTCGCCGGCGTGATGGCCTGGGATGCCTCGCATCTGAAAACGATCGCCCAATACGACCGCATCGGCCCCGCGACAGTGCCTCAGGTGGTGGCGTTCGGCCTCTTCTGTCTCGGGATCTGGACGGTCGCCGAAGCCTGGCGCGGCGAGTTTCCGGAGCGCGATCGGCAGGAAGTGGCGCCGGTCATCTGGATCGTCGCCGGTCTTGCCGGCCAAATGCTGCTCCTGCGCGTTGCCGGCTTCTCGATCGCGACCGGCATCCTCTTCGCGCTGACGGCACGCGGTTTCGGCAAACGCAAGCTCTGGATCTCGCTGCCGCTCGGCATCCTCCTCAGCTTCGTCGTCTGGGCGATCTTCTCGCAGCTGCTGCAGCTGACGCTGCCGGCCGGCCCGCTCGAACATCTGTTCTTCTGACCGCGCGGCACGCGCTGTCAGCTCTTTTGATTTTGCGCGGCGCCTGACCCCGGAATCGGATCGTCGGGAACGCCGCTTGGGACACCAAGATGAGCACATTCGAATTCCTATGGCAGGGTATCCTGGTTGCGATGCAGCCGATGAACCTGGTTTATGCGCTGGTCGGCGTGACCCTCGGCACCGCCGTCGGCGTGCTGCCCGGCATCGGCCCGGCGCTCACCGTGGCGCTGCTGTTGCCCGTCACCTACAAGCTCGATCCCGGCGGCTCACTGATCATGTTCGCCGGCATCTACTACGGCGGCATGTATGGCGGTTCGACGACCTCGATCCTGCTCAACACGCCGGGTGAAAGCGCCTCGATCGTCACCGCGCTCGAGGGCAACAAGATGGCGCGCGCCGGGCGCGGCGGACCGGCGCTGGCGACGGCGGCGATCGGCTCCTTCGCCGCCGGCCTGATCGCGACGCTCGGGCTTGCCTTCATCGCTCCCTATATCGTCAAGCTGGCGCTGGTTTTCGGGCCGCGCGAATATTTCGCGCTGATGGTGCTGGCCTTCGTCACCGTCTCCTCGGCCTTCGGCGATTCAGCGCTGCGGGGCCTGACATCGCTGTTCATCGGCTTCGCGCTCGCTATGGTCGGCATTGACCAGCAGACGGGGCAGGCGCGGCTTTCCTTCGGCATTCCCGACCTGCTCGACGGTGTCGAGGTGACGACGCTTGCCGTGGCGATGTTTGCGATCGGCGAGACGCTTTATATCGCCGCGCAGGGCAACCGGATCGCCGAGAAGGTCGAGGCGGTCAAGGGTTCGCTGTGGATGACGGCGCAGGACTGGTCGCGTTCGTGGAAGCCCTGGCTGCGCGGCACGCTAATCGGTTTCCCGATCGGCGCCATGCCGGCGGGCGGCGCCGAAATCGGCACCTTCCTCTCCTACGCCACCGAAAAGCGGCTGGCGAAGAACCCCGAGGAGTTCGGCCATGGCGCAATCGAAGGGGTGGCCGGTCCAGAGGCTGCCAATAACGCCTCGGCCGCCGGCACGCTGGTGCCGCTTCTGACGCTCGGCCTGCCGACGACGGCGACGGCGGCGATCATGCTTGCCGGCTTCCAGCAATACGGCTTGCAGCCTGGGCCGCTGCTGTTTGCCACCAACCCGCAGCTCGTCTGGGGATTGATCGCCAGCCTGCTCATCGCCAATGCGATGCTGCTGGTGTTGAACCTGCCGATGATCGGGCTCTGGGTAAAGCTGCTGACGATCCCGAAGCCGTGGCTTTATGCGGGCATTCTGCTGTTTGCGACGCTCGGGACGATCGGCGCCAACCCGTCGGTGTTCGAACTCGGCATGCTGCTCGCTTTCGGCCTGCTCGGTTACGTGATGCGGCTCTTCGGCTATCCGATTGCGCCGACGGTCGTCGGCCTGATCCTCGGGCCGCTTGCCGAGCAGCAGCTCCGCCGCGCGCTGGCGATCAGCCAGGGCGACGTCACGACGCTGGTCATGTCGCCGATTGCGGCAGGCCTGCTGATCGTTGCGGCGGCGGCCTTTCTCATCCCGCTGATCCTGCGGATTCGCGGCCGCGGCCAGGTGCTGGCGCAGCTGGCGGCAAACGAAGATTAAAAGACGACATTACCCCTCCCTCAAGGCCGGCCCATGGAGACATGCGCCGGCCTCTTCTTTTTGCATGGCTGCGGTGATTTTCTGAGCATTGTAGCGGTATATGCGCGATGCCATCTATAAGCGGTCAATCAAAACAAGAGGAAATGGACAATGTCCGCCATCCGCAATTCAGTCCGCACGGGTTTCTTTGGTCGCGCGTTTGCAGTGCTCGGCGCCGCAAATGCCGTCAGCGCCGCCGTTGAAGCCGGCCGCCGGCCGCGTGCCCGCGACCTGAGGGAACTCGGCATCGACCCGACCGCCTTCGGTCAGGCTTCCCGCTAACCAGCGTTAAGCCATGCATGAATGAAATAGCCCGCAACCCCTGTGAACTGCCCCGAAGGTTGTCGTCCAACTTTCGGGGGCAGTTCACTAGTGGTCGCGGGCTTTATTTTTGTCCATGCCGCAACGCCAAGCGTTGCGGCTTTTTTCTACATGCAATCGTCAGGCGTGAAGCTCTTCCTGCCGGGCGGCGTGATCTTCCAGCCGCTCGCGCTTGTTGTGGCGGATCGACGACCAGAGCGACAGGCCGATCAGGGTTGCGCCGCCGAGACCGGTGATCACTTCGGGGATGTGCACCAGGGTCTGCGCATACATGATCACCGAGAGGATCAGGATGGCGTAGAAGGCGCCGTGCTCGAGATAGCGGTATTCGGCAAGCGTTCCCTTTTCCACCAGCATGATCGTCATCGAGCGCACATACATCGCGCCGATGCCGAGACCGATCGCGATGACGAAGAGGTTCTGCGTCAGCGCGAAGGCGCCGATGACGCCGTCGAAGGAGAAGCTGGCATCCAGCACCTCGAGATAGATGAAGGCGCCGAGGCCGCCCTTGGCGGCAGCGCTCATCGTCTGCTGCGACGCATCGAGCAGTTCACCCACCACCTCGACCGCGAGGAAGGTGAGCAGCCCGTAGATGGCGCAATGGACGAAGATGCTGGCTTCCTCGCCGCCGATCAGCCAGGAGAAAACCAGCATCAGCGCCAGCACGAAAGCGATCTCGATGCCCCTGATGGTGGCCGAGCGCGCCATCACTTTTTCCAGGCCGCGGAGCCAATGGATTTTCTTCTCGTGGTCGAAGAAATAGCTGAGGCCGACCATCATCAGAAAGGTGCCGCCGAAGGCTGCGATCGGCAGATGCGCGTCATTCATGATGCGGGCATATTCCTCCGGCTCACGGGCGGCAAGCACAAGCGCGTCCCAGGGGCCGATCCGTGCCGCGATCGCAACGATCGCCAGCGGAAAGACGATGCGCATGCCGAAGACGGCGATGATGATGCCCCAGGTGAGGAAGCGCTTCTGCCAGACCGGCGTCATCTCCTTCAGCTTGTTGGCGTTGACGATGGCATTGTCGAAGGAGAGCGAGATCTCCAGCACCGCAAGCACGGTGCAGATGAAGAAGACGGTCGCCATGCCGCCGATCGTGCCTGTCGTCTGCCAGCCGAGCACGGCGCCAAGAACGAGGCCGAGGGCAGTGACGATGAAGGCCCAGCGGAAATAGCTGAGCGAGGAGTGGTGGGTCGCGGGCTGGTTCATGGCCGCACCTCGCGGCCGCAAATCAGGGTGGAGAGGATGGAAAGGGAGAAATGCGGCATGCCACGACGGGCATGCGGATAAGGCATGTTGAGCTTGTTCATCGATGAAAAATCCGCCGGCTAAGCTGCAGGCGGTACCGACATCACGAGAGCGCCGTAAAAACTCTCGCCAGAGGGGCCCGGCACCAAAATTACCCGTAGCCGATGTCTGGAAGGCTGCGGGACAGGCCTTAGTTAATCAACTTCCCCGGTCAGTCAAGTCGGCGGCGGCACGGAAATGAAGTGTTTTTTTGGAACCATCCCGGTGCCTGCTCGTTAGACCCTGGTTGAGCTTAAAAAGGAGGCCGATGATGCACACTTCGACCCATGTTCCCGACAAACGCACGGAGGCGTCCGACCGCATGAAGCGGGCGAAGCCGAACCGCATGCAGAAGGCGCAGGTGCTGCCGCCACATCATGTCGACCTGACGCTGACGCCGGGTGTCTATCACGACATTCACGTGCCGGCCCACGTTACCGGTGCCGATCTGTCCAAAGGTGGTCCCGACATCAAGGGCCCCGACCTTAAAGGCAAGGCAGAGACCAAGAGATAATCGGCATTCCGCAAGCCTTCCTGGCGCCCCGACTGCAATTCGAACAGGTGAGAAATATATGACGATCAACTTTGTGCCCCGCGAGATCTTTATCCGGCACGAAAATGAATGGCAGGCTGCACGCGAGGCGGCGGATGAGCGCATCGAGATCGGCAAAGGCCAAGAGCCGCTTGCCCCGTCCATCGGCGCCCCGTCCATCGGCGCAAAGGCATCGGTTGGAAAAAGCGATCCTTCGGCCGCACGCTCGGAATGAGCAGACCGGCCATCACGCTGATACGGACGCCCGGCATATGCCGGGCGTCCGTTTTTTAATGGTCGTCATCCCGATCGGCACGCCGTGCGGAATTGTAGCCGAACCGCTGTTCGAGCTTGCCGAAGGCGAAGAGCACGCAGATGGCGGCGAGCGTCGTAAAGAAGGCGATCGGCCAATAACCGAAGCCCATGGCAAGGCCGATCGCGCCGGAGAGCCACATGCCGGCCCCCGTCGTCAGCCCGTGCACCCGACCTCTGGCAAAGACGATCATGCCGGCGGCAAGGAAAGCGACGCCGGCGGTCACTGCTTCGATGACGCGCAGCGGATCGATGCGAACCTGCTCGTCATCGGCAAAACCCGGCATGTGCACAGCCTCGATCGAAATGATGGCGAAGAGGGCCGCGGCAAGACTGATCAGAATATGGGTGCGGAAGCCTGCCGGGCGGTCGCGTGCCTCACGCTCGAAGCCGATCAGCCCGCCGAAGACGATGGCGCCGAGCAGGCGGGCGAAGATGACGGGATAGTGGATACGCGACGCCGGTATCAAGTCGGCGATGATCAGATCCATGGATTTTTCCTACAGCATATGAATTTTCGCTGGCTAACGTGTGAGCGCTGGATTTGTTCGGCTTTTTTCACCCGTGCGTGCGGATCCCCCCACGGGCTTCTCCCATGCCGGCCGCTGCCGGCATGTCGTTTGAGGCACAGATCGGAGAACCCGGCATCATCCTGTCGCCGCGCCAACCTTTCAGAAAGGATTGGGCGGCGATAATCCCGGCCTCACGGGAATCGGACAGATGGCCAAGACAGCGACACGCGGCCGCCGCAAGGCGCCGGCGAGAGGAAAGAGCAAAGCGCGCAGCGGCGGTGGCGGATTGCTGCCCTGGGCGGTGATCGGCATTGCCGCGATCGGCGGTATCGTCGCCCACGACCATTGGAAGAGCATTGAGCCGATGCTTGCACGGCAATCGGCGCCGGTTGCGCGGGAAGCGGCGGAGCCGAGACCTGTCGCCAGGAAGGACGTGCCGCCGAAGCCGGTGGCGCTTGCCACACCCACGCCGAAGGCCGCGCCGTCGGTGAAACAATCGCAGTTGCTGCCGCCGGCGACGATCCCGACGCCGGCAATCCAGCCGGTCAAGGCCGTGCCATCCCCGCTTACCCCTGCCAATCCGGAAACCGGCACGGTCGCCTTCGGCTATTGCGGCCAGGGCGCCCATATCAACTGTGTCGGCGATGGCGGCGTCTTCTGGTACAAGGGCGAGAAGATCGTGATCGCCGACATGGCAAGCCCCGTCGTCGACCAGGCACGCTGCGACGGCGAACGCAGGGTGGCCTTTGCCGCCAAGTCGCGGCTGCTGGGGCTTTTGAACGCCGGCCCCTTCACCATGAACGCCGCGGGCAAGACGGAGGCCTCAGGCGCGCCGCGCGTCGTCTCGCGCGACGGGCGCTCTTTCGGCGCGCAGCTGATCAATGAGGGGCTGGCGCGCAAGCCAGGGGCTGCCGGCGGCGCCTGGTGCGCCTGACGGCCGGAGCATTTCCGTTTTCACGCAATACCCGACGCAACACCGCGGCGCAGTTTTGCCGGAATTACCCTACTTTTCCTTTTTCACCAGCTTGCCGCCGGTGCGGAAGCTGCCGGCGAAGGAGGAATCCTTGCTTTCGGCCGTGCATTCGATCGCAATCGGCTTGCCGGCATAGGGGTTGCCGAAGGTGCAGAAGCCGGCGACCTTGACCTGTCCCGTCATCTTGTTGCCGACACCCGTGGTGACGAGGCTGAGCGGCAGGCGGGCGTTGCCGTTGGAAGCGGATTTGATGCCGCTGCCGTCGCCCTGAAAGCCGAGCGCCTTGCCGTCCGAGGTGAAGATGAAGGTCACCACGCCATTGGCGAGGGTGACGCTGGCAAGCTCGTTCTTGCAGCCCTTGGTGGCGTCGAACTTTGCGACAACCAGCTTGGCGCATTTGCCGGAAAGGGTGATGACGCCGGGTGCGCCGGGAAAGGTCTCAGGCGGAGAAGCCGACGCGGCAAAGGACGGCAAGGCGAGGGTGGTGGAAAAAAATGCGGCGACTGCCGGTGCGGAAAGTCTCATTCTCTGTCTCAACCCCATCTGTCTGCGGCGGCGAATCGGCCATGCGTTGATAGCCGTACGTTGGATAGCCAGGCATTGGCACTGTTCTGTGACTTATTTTGGTCT from Rhizobium sp. BT03 harbors:
- a CDS encoding DUF475 domain-containing protein, whose amino-acid sequence is MNQPATHHSSLSYFRWAFIVTALGLVLGAVLGWQTTGTIGGMATVFFICTVLAVLEISLSFDNAIVNANKLKEMTPVWQKRFLTWGIIIAVFGMRIVFPLAIVAIAARIGPWDALVLAAREPEEYARIMNDAHLPIAAFGGTFLMMVGLSYFFDHEKKIHWLRGLEKVMARSATIRGIEIAFVLALMLVFSWLIGGEEASIFVHCAIYGLLTFLAVEVVGELLDASQQTMSAAAKGGLGAFIYLEVLDASFSFDGVIGAFALTQNLFVIAIGLGIGAMYVRSMTIMLVEKGTLAEYRYLEHGAFYAILILSVIMYAQTLVHIPEVITGLGGATLIGLSLWSSIRHNKRERLEDHAARQEELHA
- a CDS encoding MgtC/SapB family protein; translated protein: MDLIIADLIPASRIHYPVIFARLLGAIVFGGLIGFEREARDRPAGFRTHILISLAAALFAIISIEAVHMPGFADDEQVRIDPLRVIEAVTAGVAFLAAGMIVFARGRVHGLTTGAGMWLSGAIGLAMGFGYWPIAFFTTLAAICVLFAFGKLEQRFGYNSARRADRDDDH